A single region of the Halorussus sp. MSC15.2 genome encodes:
- a CDS encoding metal-dependent hydrolase: MMATTHALFGVVLASAAAGVAPEFAPVALATGVFGSVFPDLDLYAGHRRTLHFPVYYAVAALAAVGLAVLVPVAATVALAVFLVGAAAHSVMDAFGGGLELKPWLAESERAVYDHYRGRWVAPRRWIRYDGAPEDFLLAVVFGAPMLVAYDGPVRAFVAALLLVSAGYALARKHLASLAEHLVRYVPSGVRPHLPERFRDGSDPTPPAESGD, from the coding sequence ATGATGGCGACCACCCACGCTCTGTTCGGCGTCGTCCTCGCCAGCGCCGCGGCGGGCGTCGCGCCCGAGTTCGCGCCCGTCGCGCTCGCGACCGGCGTGTTCGGGAGCGTCTTCCCCGACCTCGACCTCTACGCGGGCCACCGCCGGACGCTCCACTTCCCGGTCTACTACGCGGTCGCCGCTCTCGCGGCCGTCGGTCTCGCGGTTCTGGTTCCGGTCGCGGCGACCGTCGCGCTCGCGGTCTTCCTCGTCGGGGCCGCCGCTCACTCTGTGATGGACGCGTTCGGCGGCGGTCTCGAACTCAAGCCGTGGCTCGCCGAGTCCGAGCGTGCGGTGTACGACCACTACCGCGGGCGGTGGGTCGCGCCGCGGCGCTGGATTCGCTACGACGGCGCGCCCGAGGACTTCCTCCTCGCCGTGGTCTTCGGTGCCCCGATGCTGGTGGCGTACGACGGCCCGGTCAGGGCGTTCGTGGCGGCGCTGCTGTTGGTCTCGGCGGGGTACGCGCTCGCGCGCAAGCACCTCGCGTCGTTGGCCGAGCACCTCGTTCGATACGTCCCCTCCGGCGTGCGTCCGCACCTCCCCGAGCGGTTCCGCGACGGGAGCGACCCGACGCCGCCCGCGGAGTCGGGTGATTGA
- a CDS encoding cyclase family protein, whose translation MPTRDLTQPLDDGVTVYPGDPPVERTPAATHASDGYRVTEVRLGTHSGTHVDAPSHTEPDGKNLDEFAVERFAFDARLVDCSSSGARDPVCPESVPDDADAEMLVFRTGWDDHWGTERYYDHPYLARETAAKCAERGYHVGTDALSPDPSPSARDAERDGEPDGVPAHRELLGSDLLVVENLTGTDDLPERFELRAYPLALAGADGSPVRAVAVW comes from the coding sequence ATGCCAACTCGCGACCTCACCCAACCGCTCGACGACGGCGTCACCGTCTACCCGGGCGACCCGCCGGTCGAACGCACCCCCGCGGCGACCCACGCGTCGGACGGCTATCGCGTGACCGAGGTCCGCCTCGGCACTCACTCCGGAACGCACGTGGACGCGCCGAGTCACACCGAACCGGACGGGAAGAATCTGGACGAGTTCGCGGTCGAACGGTTCGCGTTCGACGCCCGTCTCGTGGACTGCTCGTCGTCGGGAGCGCGCGACCCCGTCTGTCCGGAGAGCGTGCCGGACGACGCGGACGCGGAGATGCTGGTCTTCCGGACCGGATGGGACGACCACTGGGGGACCGAGCGCTACTACGACCATCCGTATCTGGCTCGGGAGACCGCGGCGAAGTGCGCCGAGCGCGGGTACCACGTCGGGACGGACGCGCTGAGTCCGGACCCGTCGCCGAGCGCGCGGGACGCCGAACGCGACGGCGAACCCGACGGGGTTCCGGCCCACCGCGAACTGCTCGGGAGCGACCTGCTCGTCGTCGAGAACCTGACGGGGACAGACGACCTCCCGGAGCGGTTCGAACTCCGGGCGTATCCGCTGGCGCTGGCCGGGGCCGACGGGTCGCCGGTCAGGGCCGTCGCTGTGTGGTAA
- a CDS encoding PAS domain S-box protein: MQRPQGERSRRRGATRQIVYVGDETRAAAITEELTDAELSCARHGAAALDHVETADADCVVAETDLPDVDGAELLDAVAELYPDTARVLLAESVDDAPPDVAFVPTRPRAGLPARAARRVERAIEFRTATGERDRITDRFETLVEESPDPILTFDENFDVVFANEAVERVFGYDPESVVGESVLSLLDESVRDSVAETLESVSEDEGHLQRDYAELPGEHRDGREVPLAVSYRETERGDDHYFSAVVRDVSERKRLEDRLEAEKRKTRELHEVAVMLEEGDSVEEVCRLAVETAEQLLEFDLCAVDTLEDGELVPQAVSKGVPSDGYYTTTPVTADDKLAARAYRNGETLRTDDLHEEGVDPAERGYRAALTVPVADLGVFQAVSKEAGAFGESDRELAELLTSHLAQALKRIRSEAALEAERDRFAALFENTRDAVVYHDICDGEPVIRSVNEAFEEVFGYDAESVVGESVLDRIVPDDHIEEAKRHVEQMRRGEHVDAEVRRETATETRDFLVRTASMPGPDSGGYVIYTDITDRKQLERDLTRQKQKIEELHHVAVKLEGCDTPEEIFRRTVNAAEEILKFDICGVDVEEDGFLVPKATSSELDETGYDVLRADEGLAGETYQTGETFVVDDVSEVSDVEIVSERYRSLLSVPFGDEGVLQAGSQLPGEFDREDAKLAELLVTHAAEALARVQSKEALREERDRFAALFENVPEPTARYQLRDGEPVIESVNEAFEDTFGYDTETVVGESIDDLLVPDGKSGKAERLNQQVQRGERVDVEVQREAADGTRDFLLRNAEVSGDGGNYVIYTDITERKRNEERYRTMTEDVMDNTDVGIFVLDDEFDVAWANAAVSEYFGLDRETVVGADKRTLIEERVSHLVEDSERFVETVTATYDDNTGLEEFICKVRSNEDGRERYLQHRSRPIESGLYAGGRVELYYDVTESVQREEMLDALHDATRDLMAAERQRDICETAVETAREVLDIPHSSVFKWDDDSERLEPYIIPDDTVIDVSSVPTFESGNGIVGTAFEDGEALTFDNAWNDTRAHEDGSEGIRAFGAFPLGDWGVMTVASPTVGAFDDYEMDLVRVLAANAEVALNRAAREAELAEQRGQLAELDRINAVIRDVDQLLVRTSTREEITQAVCDRLAESAQYQFAWVGESMAGSNDVEPTAWGGPEEGYLDRIVEMRDETPTGPAQQAMETGSVQVVQSISDDEDYEPWREAALKRGFQALAAIPLRYRETVYGVLCVYADRTNAFDARERAVLAELGETIGHAINAAENKRALLSDGVVEVELEIREGDGFFLRTPREEGGTFTLEGVTMTTDGSFVYFVTVDGIDPDRVLALSDDAPDVEQARLVNEHDDGDLFEFVYTGPSPLQALSDHGGTLQYAEFTAERARSVVELPRNVDVRPVVESIQEELPGTRVVAQRERERPARTVEEFRTALEEDLTERQRSALDAAYYAGFFEWPRESTGEEVSDSLGVSAPTFHQHLRVGERKLLSAFLDE; encoded by the coding sequence ATGCAAAGGCCCCAGGGGGAACGGAGTCGAAGGCGGGGTGCGACGCGCCAGATAGTCTACGTCGGCGACGAGACGCGGGCCGCGGCCATCACCGAGGAGTTGACCGACGCCGAACTCAGTTGCGCACGTCACGGCGCGGCGGCACTCGACCACGTCGAGACCGCCGACGCCGACTGCGTGGTCGCCGAGACCGACCTCCCGGACGTGGACGGTGCCGAACTGCTCGACGCCGTGGCGGAACTGTACCCCGACACCGCACGCGTGTTGCTCGCGGAGTCGGTGGACGACGCGCCGCCGGACGTCGCGTTCGTCCCGACTCGACCGCGGGCCGGACTCCCGGCGCGTGCGGCCCGGCGCGTCGAACGTGCCATCGAGTTCCGGACCGCTACCGGCGAACGCGACCGAATCACCGACCGGTTCGAGACGCTGGTCGAGGAGTCGCCCGACCCCATCCTGACATTCGACGAGAATTTTGATGTGGTGTTCGCGAACGAGGCCGTCGAGCGCGTGTTCGGGTACGACCCGGAGTCGGTCGTCGGCGAGTCGGTCCTGTCGCTGCTCGACGAGTCGGTCCGCGACTCCGTGGCGGAGACCCTCGAATCGGTGTCCGAGGACGAGGGCCACCTCCAGCGCGACTACGCGGAACTGCCGGGCGAGCACCGCGACGGCCGCGAGGTGCCGCTGGCGGTGTCGTACCGCGAGACCGAACGCGGCGACGACCACTACTTCTCGGCGGTCGTCCGCGACGTGAGCGAGCGCAAGCGACTGGAGGACCGCCTTGAAGCCGAGAAGCGAAAGACCAGAGAACTCCACGAGGTCGCGGTGATGCTGGAGGAGGGCGACAGCGTCGAGGAGGTCTGCCGACTGGCGGTCGAGACCGCCGAGCAGTTGCTTGAGTTCGACCTCTGTGCGGTCGATACCCTCGAAGACGGCGAACTCGTCCCGCAGGCCGTTTCGAAGGGGGTCCCGTCCGACGGCTACTACACGACGACGCCGGTCACGGCGGACGATAAACTCGCGGCGCGCGCCTATCGGAACGGCGAGACGCTCCGGACCGACGACCTCCACGAGGAGGGCGTGGACCCGGCCGAGCGGGGGTACCGCGCGGCGTTGACCGTCCCCGTCGCGGATTTGGGCGTGTTTCAGGCCGTCTCGAAGGAGGCCGGCGCGTTCGGCGAGAGCGACCGCGAACTCGCGGAACTGCTGACCTCTCACCTCGCGCAGGCGCTCAAGCGAATCCGGTCGGAAGCGGCCCTCGAAGCGGAGCGCGACCGATTCGCCGCGCTGTTCGAGAACACCCGCGACGCCGTCGTCTACCACGACATCTGTGACGGGGAGCCGGTTATCAGGTCGGTCAACGAGGCGTTCGAGGAGGTGTTCGGCTACGACGCCGAGAGCGTCGTCGGCGAGTCGGTGCTGGACCGCATCGTCCCCGACGACCACATCGAGGAGGCCAAGCGCCACGTCGAGCAGATGCGCCGGGGCGAACACGTGGACGCGGAGGTGCGCCGCGAGACGGCGACCGAGACGCGCGACTTCCTCGTTCGGACCGCGAGCATGCCGGGTCCGGATTCCGGCGGGTACGTCATCTACACCGACATCACCGACCGTAAGCAGCTGGAGCGGGACCTGACCCGCCAGAAACAGAAGATAGAGGAACTGCATCACGTCGCGGTTAAACTCGAAGGCTGTGACACGCCCGAGGAGATATTCCGCCGGACCGTCAACGCCGCCGAGGAGATTCTGAAGTTCGACATCTGCGGCGTGGACGTCGAGGAGGACGGTTTCCTCGTCCCGAAAGCCACGTCGTCGGAACTGGACGAGACCGGGTACGACGTGCTTCGCGCCGACGAGGGTCTCGCTGGCGAGACCTACCAGACCGGAGAGACGTTCGTCGTGGACGACGTCTCGGAGGTCTCGGACGTGGAAATCGTCAGCGAACGGTACCGGTCGCTGCTCAGCGTCCCGTTCGGCGACGAAGGGGTCCTGCAGGCCGGGTCCCAGTTGCCGGGCGAGTTCGACCGCGAGGACGCGAAACTGGCGGAGTTGCTGGTCACCCACGCCGCCGAGGCGCTGGCCCGCGTCCAGTCCAAAGAGGCGCTCCGCGAGGAACGGGACCGATTCGCGGCGCTGTTCGAGAACGTCCCCGAACCGACCGCTCGGTACCAACTCCGCGACGGCGAACCCGTCATCGAGTCCGTCAACGAGGCCTTCGAGGACACGTTCGGCTACGACACCGAGACGGTCGTCGGGGAGTCCATCGACGACCTGCTCGTCCCCGATGGCAAGTCCGGCAAGGCCGAGCGACTCAACCAGCAGGTCCAACGGGGCGAACGCGTGGACGTGGAAGTCCAACGCGAGGCGGCGGACGGGACCCGCGACTTCCTGCTCCGCAACGCGGAGGTGTCCGGCGACGGCGGCAACTACGTCATCTACACCGACATCACCGAGCGCAAGCGCAACGAGGAGCGCTACCGCACGATGACCGAGGACGTGATGGACAACACCGACGTCGGCATCTTCGTCCTCGACGACGAGTTCGACGTGGCGTGGGCCAACGCCGCGGTGTCGGAGTACTTCGGTCTCGACCGGGAGACGGTCGTCGGCGCGGACAAGCGAACCCTCATCGAGGAGCGGGTCAGCCACCTCGTCGAAGACTCCGAGCGCTTCGTGGAGACGGTGACCGCGACCTACGACGACAACACCGGTCTCGAAGAGTTCATCTGCAAAGTGCGGTCGAACGAGGACGGCCGAGAACGCTACCTCCAGCACCGCAGCAGACCCATCGAGTCCGGCCTGTACGCCGGCGGTCGAGTCGAACTGTACTACGACGTGACCGAGAGCGTCCAGCGCGAGGAGATGCTCGACGCGCTCCACGACGCGACCCGGGACCTGATGGCGGCCGAACGCCAGCGCGACATCTGTGAGACCGCGGTCGAAACCGCGCGCGAAGTCCTCGACATCCCGCACTCGTCGGTATTCAAGTGGGACGACGACAGCGAGCGCCTCGAACCGTACATAATCCCCGACGACACCGTCATCGACGTCAGTTCCGTTCCCACCTTCGAGTCCGGCAACGGCATCGTCGGTACCGCTTTCGAGGACGGTGAGGCGCTCACCTTCGACAACGCCTGGAACGACACGCGCGCCCACGAGGACGGGTCCGAGGGGATTCGGGCGTTCGGCGCGTTCCCCCTCGGCGACTGGGGCGTGATGACCGTCGCTTCACCGACGGTCGGGGCGTTCGACGACTACGAGATGGACCTCGTGCGGGTGCTGGCCGCCAACGCCGAGGTGGCGCTGAACCGGGCGGCCCGCGAGGCCGAACTCGCCGAACAGCGGGGGCAACTCGCCGAACTCGACCGAATCAACGCGGTCATCCGCGACGTGGACCAACTGCTCGTCCGGACATCGACTCGCGAGGAGATAACGCAGGCGGTCTGCGACCGCCTCGCCGAGTCCGCCCAGTACCAGTTCGCGTGGGTCGGCGAGAGCATGGCCGGGTCCAACGATGTCGAACCGACCGCGTGGGGTGGTCCCGAAGAGGGGTATCTCGACCGAATCGTCGAGATGCGCGACGAGACCCCGACCGGCCCGGCCCAGCAGGCGATGGAGACCGGGTCGGTGCAGGTCGTCCAGAGCATCTCCGACGACGAGGACTACGAACCGTGGCGCGAAGCGGCGCTGAAGCGGGGCTTTCAGGCGCTCGCCGCGATTCCGCTGCGCTACCGCGAGACGGTGTACGGCGTCCTCTGCGTCTACGCCGACCGGACGAACGCCTTCGACGCCCGCGAACGGGCGGTCCTCGCCGAACTCGGCGAGACCATCGGCCACGCCATCAACGCCGCCGAGAACAAGCGCGCGCTGCTCTCGGACGGCGTGGTCGAGGTCGAACTCGAAATCCGCGAGGGCGACGGCTTCTTCTTGCGCACCCCGCGCGAGGAGGGCGGGACGTTCACGTTGGAGGGCGTGACGATGACCACCGACGGGTCGTTCGTCTACTTCGTGACGGTGGACGGAATCGACCCGGACCGGGTGCTGGCGCTGTCCGACGACGCGCCCGACGTGGAGCAGGCCCGACTGGTCAACGAACACGACGACGGCGACCTGTTCGAGTTCGTCTACACCGGCCCGTCGCCGTTACAGGCGCTGTCGGACCACGGCGGGACGCTCCAGTACGCGGAGTTCACGGCCGAACGCGCCCGGAGCGTCGTGGAACTCCCCCGGAACGTGGACGTCCGGCCGGTCGTGGAGTCGATTCAGGAGGAACTCCCCGGGACGAGAGTTGTCGCCCAGCGCGAGCGCGAGCGACCCGCCCGGACGGTCGAGGAGTTCCGGACCGCGCTGGAGGAGGACCTCACCGAGCGCCAACGGTCCGCACTCGACGCGGCCTACTACGCCGGGTTCTTCGAGTGGCCCCGCGAGAGTACCGGCGAAGAGGTGAGCGACTCGCTGGGCGTCTCCGCTCCCACCTTCCACCAGCACCTCCGCGTGGGCGAGCGGAAACTGCTCTCGGCCTTCCTCGACGAGTAA
- a CDS encoding Xaa-Pro peptidase family protein gives RALERMREAGLGSMLLVNDPNVRYVTGLAMTGGSGADHYTLLTEDGDVVHWDTADHASNQRFNCPWLDDIRYAAPGLGNVPRASGSSSARDWLKGKMADLVVEAMAEYGVKKEPMGIDVGNRSLLSKFEERGVDVRPGDCADVMEDARKVKTRDEIECLRMVAALCEAGFQRITETAKPGMRESEVWGEATKELWRLGAMVQGGYVTSGPNTWPKHQANTTDRVIRPGDLVYADFYNIGFMGYRSCYYRTFSVGEPTQAQKDAYEKARDDLYDVLERIEPGATTDEICQGFPDEEGEHMDWYGADEFWEMTTNHWAHGLGLQLYEVPLIWRGLSPDHPIEIEEGMTMAVETMRPADRQGVRVEEMVVVRENGVEILSQWPVEEITTIEH, from the coding sequence CCGCGCGCTCGAACGCATGCGGGAGGCCGGACTCGGGAGCATGCTCCTCGTGAACGACCCCAACGTGCGGTACGTCACCGGTCTTGCCATGACCGGCGGGAGCGGGGCCGACCACTACACCCTCCTGACCGAGGACGGCGACGTGGTCCACTGGGACACCGCCGACCACGCCAGCAACCAGCGGTTCAACTGCCCGTGGCTCGACGACATCCGGTACGCCGCGCCGGGACTCGGGAACGTCCCGCGGGCGTCGGGCAGCAGTTCGGCCCGGGACTGGTTGAAGGGCAAGATGGCCGACCTCGTGGTCGAGGCGATGGCGGAGTACGGCGTGAAGAAAGAGCCGATGGGCATCGACGTGGGGAACCGGTCGCTCCTCTCGAAGTTCGAGGAGCGCGGCGTGGACGTGCGACCCGGCGACTGCGCCGACGTGATGGAGGACGCTCGGAAGGTGAAGACCCGCGACGAAATCGAGTGCCTGCGGATGGTCGCCGCGCTCTGCGAGGCCGGATTCCAGCGCATCACCGAGACCGCCAAGCCCGGCATGCGCGAGTCCGAGGTCTGGGGCGAGGCGACGAAGGAACTCTGGCGACTCGGCGCGATGGTGCAGGGCGGGTACGTCACCTCCGGACCGAACACGTGGCCCAAGCATCAGGCCAACACCACCGACCGCGTGATTCGGCCCGGCGACCTCGTGTACGCCGACTTCTACAACATCGGCTTCATGGGCTACCGCTCCTGTTACTACCGCACCTTCAGCGTGGGCGAACCCACGCAGGCCCAGAAAGACGCCTACGAGAAGGCCCGCGACGACCTCTACGACGTGCTCGAACGCATCGAACCCGGGGCGACGACCGACGAAATCTGTCAGGGCTTCCCCGACGAGGAGGGCGAACACATGGACTGGTACGGTGCCGACGAGTTCTGGGAGATGACCACCAACCACTGGGCGCACGGTTTGGGTCTCCAACTCTACGAGGTCCCGCTCATCTGGCGAGGTCTCTCGCCCGACCACCCCATCGAAATCGAGGAGGGGATGACGATGGCCGTCGAGACGATGCGCCCCGCCGACCGACAGGGCGTCCGCGTCGAGGAGATGGTGGTCGTCCGCGAGAACGGCGTCGAGATTCTGAGCCAGTGGCCCGTCGAGGAGATTACGACCATCGAACACTGA
- a CDS encoding winged helix-turn-helix domain-containing protein yields MADLLPSSPDPSAGDGGEPRVVGVDSDDADDLLAALQSETARDILGALYDDPATPSSLAEEVDTSIQNVRYHLERLENADLVEVADTVYSEKGREMNVYAPAAKPLVVFAGSDDDAPGVESALSRLLGALGVLGLSSLLVQRLFGGRNAGGAVDTDLTWQGGDSAAATTTVAENATAPGPNGGASGTAESGRTVAEATQTAAQTTQSAAESTGTFTEEVARTTTTVTEAGGAAVSGLPPGLLFFAGGVVVLLAFGVAWYLRAD; encoded by the coding sequence ATGGCCGACCTGCTGCCCTCCAGTCCCGACCCTTCGGCCGGAGACGGGGGTGAGCCTCGGGTCGTCGGCGTGGACAGCGACGACGCCGACGACCTGCTCGCCGCCCTCCAGTCGGAGACCGCCCGCGATATCCTCGGGGCGCTGTACGACGACCCCGCGACGCCGTCCTCGCTCGCTGAGGAGGTCGATACTTCCATCCAGAACGTCCGATACCACCTCGAACGACTCGAAAACGCCGACCTCGTCGAGGTCGCCGACACCGTCTACTCCGAGAAGGGCCGCGAGATGAACGTGTACGCGCCCGCCGCGAAACCGCTGGTCGTCTTCGCCGGGAGCGACGACGACGCGCCCGGTGTCGAGTCGGCGCTCTCCCGACTGCTGGGCGCGCTGGGCGTCCTCGGGCTGTCGAGTCTGCTCGTCCAGCGGTTGTTCGGCGGTCGAAACGCGGGGGGTGCGGTCGATACCGACCTTACGTGGCAGGGCGGCGACTCCGCGGCCGCGACGACGACCGTGGCCGAGAACGCGACCGCGCCCGGCCCGAACGGCGGGGCCTCCGGGACCGCCGAGTCGGGACGAACGGTCGCGGAGGCGACTCAAACCGCGGCCCAGACCACCCAATCAGCGGCGGAATCGACGGGGACGTTCACCGAGGAGGTTGCCCGGACTACGACCACCGTCACCGAAGCGGGCGGGGCCGCCGTGAGCGGACTCCCGCCGGGACTGTTGTTCTTCGCGGGCGGGGTGGTCGTACTGCTCGCGTTCGGAGTCGCGTGGTACCTGCGCGCCGACTGA
- a CDS encoding iron ABC transporter permease, with protein MASDTRTEERTPTESGWFGWIDASLATVVLGSVAVVVVAGLVQVSFGTYSMTLAQAWHAVFDADVVFDPQVWQAFLLGSELPEMSRQQLVVWNIRLPRVIVAAFVGMNLAVSGAIFQAVTRNELASPYVLGVSSGAGLAVLLTLVVFSGLAPYLPIFASLGGALAFLLVYLIAWKGGTSPVRLVLAGVIVSTVFWSLQQGLFYLAEDLGVVQSAIAWTTGSLTGVDWEQVRIALPWTVLSVGLALIGSRQLNVLLLGERTAKSLGMSVEKVRFALAGVAVLAASAAISVAGIVSFVGLVVPHMVRTLVGSDYKRLVVGCVFAGPALVVVADVGARLALSPTQVPVGVVTGLVGGPYFLYLMRKQQEIGEL; from the coding sequence ATGGCGAGCGACACTCGGACGGAGGAACGGACGCCGACCGAATCCGGCTGGTTCGGGTGGATAGACGCGTCGCTCGCTACGGTCGTCCTCGGAAGCGTGGCCGTGGTCGTCGTGGCGGGACTCGTGCAGGTGAGTTTCGGGACGTACTCGATGACGCTGGCCCAAGCGTGGCACGCGGTGTTCGACGCCGACGTCGTCTTCGACCCGCAGGTCTGGCAGGCGTTCCTGCTCGGTAGTGAACTGCCCGAGATGTCCAGACAGCAACTCGTGGTCTGGAACATCCGACTGCCGCGAGTGATAGTGGCGGCGTTCGTCGGGATGAATCTGGCAGTCTCGGGGGCCATCTTTCAGGCCGTGACCCGGAACGAACTCGCCAGTCCGTACGTCCTCGGCGTGAGTTCCGGAGCGGGTCTCGCGGTCCTGCTCACCCTCGTGGTGTTCTCGGGACTCGCGCCCTATCTCCCAATCTTCGCCTCGCTCGGCGGTGCGCTGGCGTTCCTGCTCGTCTACCTCATCGCGTGGAAGGGCGGGACGAGTCCAGTCCGACTCGTCCTCGCGGGCGTCATCGTCAGCACCGTCTTCTGGTCGCTCCAGCAGGGACTGTTCTACCTCGCCGAGGACCTCGGGGTGGTCCAGTCGGCCATCGCGTGGACCACCGGGTCGCTCACGGGCGTCGATTGGGAGCAGGTCCGAATCGCGCTGCCGTGGACCGTCCTCTCGGTCGGTCTCGCGCTGATAGGGTCGCGGCAGTTGAACGTCCTCCTGCTCGGCGAGCGCACCGCCAAGTCGCTCGGTATGTCGGTCGAGAAGGTGCGGTTCGCGCTGGCGGGCGTGGCGGTCCTCGCGGCCAGCGCGGCCATCTCGGTGGCTGGCATCGTGAGTTTCGTCGGTCTGGTCGTACCCCACATGGTCCGGACCCTCGTCGGGAGCGACTACAAGCGTCTGGTAGTGGGATGCGTGTTCGCGGGTCCTGCGCTCGTGGTGGTGGCCGACGTGGGCGCGCGACTCGCGCTCAGTCCGACGCAGGTCCCGGTCGGCGTCGTGACCGGACTCGTCGGCGGACCGTACTTCCTCTATCTGATGCGGAAACAACAGGAGATAGGCGAACTATGA
- a CDS encoding zinc ribbon domain-containing protein: protein MEQLLESRETDTDDVDLSRGADDFDSLLFCGRCGERFQAAEATDDGWYYRCPNDDCDAEGIHEDLYPVKDVLPSTH from the coding sequence ATGGAACAACTGCTCGAGAGTCGGGAGACCGACACTGACGACGTAGACCTATCCCGCGGCGCGGACGACTTCGACTCGCTCCTGTTTTGTGGCCGATGCGGCGAGCGATTTCAGGCCGCCGAGGCTACGGACGACGGGTGGTACTACCGATGTCCGAACGACGACTGCGACGCGGAGGGCATCCACGAGGACCTCTATCCGGTGAAGGACGTGCTTCCATCGACGCACTGA